From one Balaenoptera acutorostrata chromosome 6, mBalAcu1.1, whole genome shotgun sequence genomic stretch:
- the DEFB136 gene encoding defensin beta 136, translating into MRLCLSGLLFLLVISSSSGNGLFGNDGVEVRTCTALGGRCFFGCRVGWKWVAYCHSVLSCCLKLKRHTPPQVYET; encoded by the exons ATGAGGCTCTGTCTCTCTGGGTTACTCTTCCTCTTGGTGATCTCATCGTCTTCAG GGAATGGCTTGTTTGGAAATGATGGAGTGGAAGTTCGTACTTGCACTGCGCTTGGGGGCAGATGTTTCTTCGGCTGTAGAGTAGGTTGGAAATGGGTTGCCTACTGTCACAGTGTATTGTCTTGTTGCCTAAAACTGAAGAGACATACTCCCCCTCAGGTCTATGAAACATGA